In one Plasmodium reichenowi strain SY57 chromosome 7, whole genome shotgun sequence genomic region, the following are encoded:
- a CDS encoding EMP1-trafficking protein, putative (part of same gene as PRSY57_0727700B~gap found within coding sequence), which yields MLYNRLDIIKRNENTKSMSKCYAIMYDKLISREYNIKKNRISYYILVKILFLSFFICILNGSSYDTYCKEGNKEDNIEGLFSIRSSRSLTERKQRNNGKPSVYVNNGEEEYYEEEYSEEEHSPDEYADGEYYDDDGNYEEVNYDDEYYEEEGENSKNVLEKYNDYASKSHGMSSVLKSVISGFTETCNDVKEAVKPNIDTLKDTLSSGITNIDKHVVGNVSSIINKITNADEEDSEGSDQYDEYDQYDENMNDQMFDEMEYEENHNAPPSPNLKKRASNYMQKNPNNVNNNTVNKQNKFSNTGKKFVEEFKSNTHDGMNNKVNTTNNAPNGIKSNTHDGMNNKVNTTNNAPNGIKSNTHDGMNNKVNTTNNAPNEIKSYTHDGMNNNKVNTTYNAPNEIKSYTHDGMNNKVNITNNAPNEIKSNTDNGVNNTTYTTTKNFVSEFKSNYDDGINKESYTTKSYVSEFKSNSDGGINKESYTTKSYVSEFKSNSDGGINKEIYTPKIYVSEFKNNDDEGINKESYTTKSYISEFKYNDDGGINKEIYTPKIYVSEFKNNDDEGLKKETSTPKNYVSELKNND from the exons atgttatataatagattagatataataaaacgTAATGAGAATACCAAAAGTATGTCCAAATGTTATGCGATTATGTATGATAAATTGATATCTAGggaatataatataaagaaaaatagaatatcgtattatattcttgttaaaatattatttcttagTTTTTTCATATGCATATTGAACGGATCGAGCTAT GATACGTATTGTAAGGAGGGCAATAAGGAAGATAATATAGAAGGGTTATTTAGTATAAGATCAAGCAGATCATTAACTGAACGTAAACAAAGAAATAATGGTAAACCTTCTgtatatgttaataatgGAGAAGAAGAATATTATGAAGAAGAATATTCAGAGGAGGAACATTCCCCAGATGAATATGCTGATGGTgaatattatgatgatgatggAAATTACGAAGAAGTAAATTATGATGACGAATATTATGAGGAAGAAGGTGAGAATTCAAAAAATGttttagaaaaatataatgattatGCATCAAAAAGCCACGGTATGTCATCAGTGCTAAAATCTGTTATAAGTGGTTTTACTGAAACATGTAACGATGTAAAAGAAGCAGTGAAACCTAATATAGATACTTTAAAAGATACCCTTTCAAGTGGTATAACAAATATTGATAAACATGTTGTGGGTAATGTTTCTagtataataaataaaataacaaacGCTGATGAGGAAGATAGTGAAGGATCTGATCAGTATGATGAATATGATcaatatgatgaaaatatgaatgatCAAATGTTTGATGAAATGGAATATGAAGAGAATCATAATGCCCCTCCTAGTCCTAATCTTAAGAAAAGGGCATCAAATTACATGCAAAAAAATCCAAATAAcgtaaataataatactgTAAATAAACAGAATAAGTTTTCAAATACTGGAAAGAAATTTGTAGAAGAATTTAAAAGTAATACTCATGATGGtatgaataataaagtAAATACTACAAATAATGCACCAAATGGAATTAAAAGTAATACTCATGATGGtatgaataataaagtAAATACTACAAATAATGCACCAAATGGAATTAAAAGTAATACTCATGATGGtatgaataataaagtAAATACTACAAATAATGCACCaaatgaaattaaaagTTATACTCATGATGgtatgaataataataaggtAAATACTACATATAATGCACCAAACGAAATTAAAAGTTATACTCATGATGGTATGAATAATAAGgtaaatattacaaataatgcaccaaatgaaattaaaagTAACACAGATAATGGTGTAAATAACACGACATATACTACTACCAAAAATTTTGTAAGTGAATTTAAAAGCAATTACGATGATGGAATAAATAAGGAATCGTATACTACCAAAAGTTATGTAAGTGAGTTTAAAAGTAATTCTGATGGTggaataaataaagaatcGTATACGACCAAAAGTTATGTAAGTGAGTTTAAAAGTAATTCTGATGGTGgtattaataaagaaatatatacaccaaaaatttatgtgagtgaatttaaaaataatgatgatgaaggTATTAATAAAGAATCATATACTACCAAAAGTTATATAAGTGagtttaaatataatgatgatggaggtattaataaagaaatatatacaccaaaaatttatgtgagtgaatttaaaaataatgatgatgaaggTCTTAAGAAAGAAACATCTACACCAAAAAATTATGTGAGTGAacttaaaaataatgatga
- a CDS encoding putative exported protein (Plasmodium exported protein, unknown function~transcript variant 2; alternatively spliced), translated as MVHFTKILAVTCFAATFQCSNNVILSKSYDMNNKNLNNVGFRNNRILSSKENREEPGTSGTTSGANGNAANIPDLDNFINQTTSSCGNLGNLLAPLLKGIKSNLFSKYVNDDGTTKENAPTEHNLTAIVKGVMHDIKPQMKALKEGIKKNIEEGGEENMMKDCDALKDGFKNIMKSFGGDFSNNVQGATGIPGKLLKGFLNENESKTAENTDTKDEIEILLEDENTDDDDDGDDDDDDDDDDDDDDDEKEKEKVNEKEKVNEKEKEKEKEKEKEKEKENKKENKETSDKNNKNAGTSTLRGKK; from the exons atggTTCATTTTACCAAGATTTTAGCTGTTACCTGTTTTGCTGCTACTTTTCAATGTTCTAATAATGTAa TTCTTTCCAAGAGTTATGATATGAATAACAAGAATTTGAATAATGTAGGATTCCGAAATAATAGAATTTTGTCTAGTAAGGAAAACCGTGAAGAACCAGGAACTAGTGGTACAACATCAGGTGCTAATGGTAATGCGGCTAATATTCCTGACCttgataattttataaatcaGACAACATCTTCATGTGGTAATTTGGGTAATTTGTTAGCACCATTACTTAAGGGTATTAAGTctaatttattttcaaaatatgTTAATGATGATGGTACAACTAAAGAAAATGCTCCTACAGAACATAATTTAACCGCTATAGTTAAAGGAGTTATGCATGATATTAAGCCACAAATGAAAGCATTAAAAGAAGgtataaagaaaaatattgaagAAGGAGGtgaagaaaatatgatgaaaGATTGTGATGCTTTAAAAGATGGATTTaagaatattatgaaaagTTTTGGAGGTGATTTTTCTAACAATGTACAAGGTGCAACAGGAATACCGGgtaaattattaaaagggtttttaaatgaaaatgaaagTAAAACTGCAGAAAATACAGATACCAAGGATgaaatagaaatattattagaaGATGAAAACActgatgatgatgatgatggtgatgatgatgatgatgatgatgatgatgatgatgatgatgacgacgaaaaagaaaaagaaaaagtaaacgaaaaagaaaaagtaaacgaaaaagaaaaagaaaaagaaaaggaaaaagaaaaggaaaaggaAAAGGAAAACAAAAAGGAAAACAAAGAAACCTCagataagaataataaaaatgcTGGTACTTCTACATTGagaggaaaaaaataa
- a CDS encoding EMP1-trafficking protein, putative (part of same gene as PRSY57_0727700A~gap found within coding sequence) yields GLKKEVSVPRLCVNEFKNNDDVGLKKEVSVPRLCVGEFKNNDGGGINKESYTRRKFVSEFESNTDFFVNKDPYTRRKFVSEFESNTDSFMNKDPYSHKKYVSEFKNNSDGGVNKDFGTKVSVINEIKDNNMNNENMELGTTKNVLSEGIYNNDSDMNKKPSTSTNINSENKQNDHNRSMSLENTKSHVQQNVKTPSSNHYENENNHKLHNVNEKEEVPKRDRTKNNTRRASVSEINENVEEKKKHIPHNKNYKHSTDEENKVEKEMSIHDGMKGQKDGSKNVGSFSSQGMRQDIPYKNENNKHSGLNTPKNIPLNNRKLKKGCTVHEIGFMDDDNISTMNDTTQNVKHKKKYSSVLFEGKEKNNTKNETDKLKSDIGNFKNSLHKEEKNVADKLKPNFESSKENESNKGTNVPDKLKIEKDANSGSELKNTNNKEKEVKNKFNDTTDKKSQEKQDNQKEIGVRFVDNKEKTTGKKEDIYKEVEGKVVDNKEKTLGKNEHHEEYVKGKFVDNKEKTLGKHEHHEDHLKGKAVDNKEKTLGKHEHHEEHVKGKDVDNKEKILGKHEHHADHVKGKAVDNKEKTLGKHEHHADHVKGKDVDNKEKTLGKHEHHEKGVNVQSSNTNKHMPRKMLR; encoded by the coding sequence GGTCTTAAGAAAGAAGTATCTGTACCAAGACTTTGTGTGaatgaatttaaaaataatgatgatgtAGGTCTTAAGAAAGAAGTATCTGTACCAAGACTTTGTGTGGGtgaatttaaaaataatgatggtGGTGGTATTAATAAGGAATCTTATACTCGTAGAAAATTTGTAAGTGAGTTCGAAAGTAATACCGACTTTTTTGTGAATAAAGATCCATATACTCGTAGAAAATTTGTAAGTGAGTTCGAAAGTAATACCGACTCTTTTATGAATAAAGATCCATATTctcataaaaaatatgtaagTGAGTTTAAAAACAATTCTGATGGCGGTGTAAATAAAGATTTTGGTACAAAAGTAAGTGtaataaatgaaattaaagataataatatgaataatgaaaatatggAACTAGGTACTacaaaaaatgtattaagtgaaggtatatataataatgatagtgatatgaataaaaaacCCAGTACTAGtacaaatattaatagtgaaaataaacaaaatgatCACAATAGGAGTATGAGTTTAGAAAATACTAAAAGTCATGTACAACAAAACGTAAAGACACCTTCATCAAACCATTATGAGAATgaaaataatcataaacTTCATAATgttaatgaaaaagaagaagTTCCCAAAAGAGATAGAACCAAAAACAATACCCGTAGAGCAAGTGTTAGTGAAATTAATGAGAATGTAgaggaaaagaaaaaacatattccacataataaaaattataaacattctactgatgaagaaaataaagtagaaaaagaaatgagTATTCACGATGGAATGAAGGGACAAAAAGACGGTTCTAAAAATGTAGGATCATTTTCATCACAAGGAATGAGACAAGATATTccttataaaaatgaaaataataaacattCAGGATTAAATACACCAAAAAATATTCCACTAAATAAtagaaaattaaaaaaaggatgTACTGTACATGAAATAGGTTTTATggatgatgataatataagtACTATGAATGATACAACACAAAATGTTAAGcataaaaagaaatacaGTTCTGTACTTTTTGAAggaaaggaaaaaaataatacaaaaaatgaaacagataaattaaaatcTGACATTggaaattttaaaaatagtTTACAcaaagaagaaaaaaatgtagCAGATAAATTAAAACCTAATTTTGAAAGTTCCAAAGAAAATGAATCGAACAAGGGAACAAATGTTCCtgataaattaaaaattgaaaaagaTGCTAATAGTGGTAGTGAATTAAAAAACACGAATAATAAAGAGAAGgaagtaaaaaataaatttaatgaTACTACAGACAAGAAGTCACAAGAAAAACAAGACAATCAAAAGGAAATAGGAGTTAGATTTGttgataataaagaaaaaacaacaggcaaaaaagaagatatCTATAAGGAAGTAGAAGGTAAAGTTGttgataataaagaaaagaCATTAGGAAAAAATGAACACCACGAAGAGTATGTAAAAGGTAAATTTGttgataataaagaaaagaCTTTAGGAAAACATGAACATCATGAGGATCACTTAAAAGGTAAAGCTGttgataataaagaaaagaCTTTAGGAAAACATGAACATCATGAGGAGCATGTAAAAGGTAAAGATGttgataataaagaaaagatATTAGGAAAACATGAACATCATGCGGATCACGTAAAAGGTAAAGCTGttgataataaagaaaagaCATTAGGAAAACATGAACATCATGCGGATCACGTAAAAGGTAAAGATGttgataataaagaaaagaCATTAGGAAAACATGAACATCATGAGAAGGGAGTAAATGTCCAATCAAGTAACACAAACAAACACATGCCAAGAAAAATGTtaagataa
- a CDS encoding putative exported protein (Plasmodium exported protein, unknown function~transcript variant 1; alternatively spliced), producing the protein MVHFTKILAVTCFAATFQCSNNGVLSKSYDMNNKNLNNVGFRNNRILSSKENREEPGTSGTTSGANGNAANIPDLDNFINQTTSSCGNLGNLLAPLLKGIKSNLFSKYVNDDGTTKENAPTEHNLTAIVKGVMHDIKPQMKALKEGIKKNIEEGGEENMMKDCDALKDGFKNIMKSFGGDFSNNVQGATGIPGKLLKGFLNENESKTAENTDTKDEIEILLEDENTDDDDDGDDDDDDDDDDDDDDDEKEKEKVNEKEKVNEKEKEKEKEKEKEKEKENKKENKETSDKNNKNAGTSTLRGKK; encoded by the exons atggTTCATTTTACCAAGATTTTAGCTGTTACCTGTTTTGCTGCTACTTTTCAATGTTCTAATAAT GGAGTTCTTTCCAAGAGTTATGATATGAATAACAAGAATTTGAATAATGTAGGATTCCGAAATAATAGAATTTTGTCTAGTAAGGAAAACCGTGAAGAACCAGGAACTAGTGGTACAACATCAGGTGCTAATGGTAATGCGGCTAATATTCCTGACCttgataattttataaatcaGACAACATCTTCATGTGGTAATTTGGGTAATTTGTTAGCACCATTACTTAAGGGTATTAAGTctaatttattttcaaaatatgTTAATGATGATGGTACAACTAAAGAAAATGCTCCTACAGAACATAATTTAACCGCTATAGTTAAAGGAGTTATGCATGATATTAAGCCACAAATGAAAGCATTAAAAGAAGgtataaagaaaaatattgaagAAGGAGGtgaagaaaatatgatgaaaGATTGTGATGCTTTAAAAGATGGATTTaagaatattatgaaaagTTTTGGAGGTGATTTTTCTAACAATGTACAAGGTGCAACAGGAATACCGGgtaaattattaaaagggtttttaaatgaaaatgaaagTAAAACTGCAGAAAATACAGATACCAAGGATgaaatagaaatattattagaaGATGAAAACActgatgatgatgatgatggtgatgatgatgatgatgatgatgatgatgatgatgatgatgacgacgaaaaagaaaaagaaaaagtaaacgaaaaagaaaaagtaaacgaaaaagaaaaagaaaaagaaaaggaaaaagaaaaggaaaaggaAAAGGAAAACAAAAAGGAAAACAAAGAAACCTCagataagaataataaaaatgcTGGTACTTCTACATTGagaggaaaaaaataa